GGCGCATCGTGCCGCCGCCGCGTTCCGTTGACCCCCCTCCGGGGCGGTCCTAGCTTCCGGGACCCCGCCGCCCAGGCGTGGGCCCGCACGTCCTTCCCGCGCCGATGACCAACGCCACGCCGTCCGCACTGCCGGAGACCCGGATGCCGGAGTTCCGGCTGTACAACACGCTCACCCGCAGCGTCGAGCCGTTCGTGCCGACGGACGGGCGCACCGTGCGCATGTACACCTGCGGGCCGACGGTCTACAACCCGGCGCACCTCGGCAACTTCCGCACGTTCCTGTTCGAGGACCTGTTCCGCCGCGCCATCGCCCTGCAGGGCTGGACGGTGCAGCAGGTCATGAACCTCACCGACGTCGACGACAAGATCATCAAGCGCGCGCTGGAGCGCGGGCTGACGATCCAGGCGCTCACCGACCCGGTCGTCGAGACGTTCCACGCGGACCGGAAGTACCTGCGCATCCAGGACGCGGAGTCGTATCCGCGCGCGACGGAGTACATCCCGCAGATGATCGCGCTCGTCGAGCGCCTGATCGCCAACGGCGTCGCGTACCAGGCCGACGACCAGTCGGTGTACTTCGCGATCGACCGCTTCCCGGGCTACGGCAAGCTGTCGCGCCTCGACCGCCGCGAGGTGAAGAGCGGCGCGCGCGTCGCGCAGGACGAGTACTCCAAGGAGAACGCGCAGGACTTCGCGCTCTGGAAGGCGGCCAAGGAGGAGGACGAGCGCACGGGCGCCGCGTGGGACTCGCCGTGGGGCCGCGGGCGCCCGGGCTGGCACCTCGAGTGCTCCGCCATGGCGATGGAGCTGCTCGGCGAGACGCTCGACGTGCACTGCGGCGGCGTGGACCTCGTCTTCCCGCACCACGAGGACGAGATCGCGCAGAGCGAGGGCGCGACGGGGAAGGAGTTCTCGCGCTTCTGGTGCCACGGCGCGTTCCTGCTCACCGAGGGCCAGAAGATGGCCAAGCGGCTCGGAAACGTGAGCAACGTGCAGGGGCTGCGCGACGAGGGCGTGACGGGCGCGGCCTACCGCCACGTCGTCTTCTCGACGCACTACCGCAAGGAGCTCAACCTCTCCGCCGACGCGCTGGAGGCGAGCCTCACGGCGGTGCGCCGCGTGGGCGAGTTCGCGGCCCGGCTGGCGTCGGCGACCGGTGGCACGCCCGAGCTGGCGCAGGCGGCCGCGGAGGCCGAGCGCGAGTTCCGCGCGGCGCTGGCGGACGACCTGAACGCCCCCGAGGCGATGGCGGCGCTGTTCGTCTTCATCAAGCGCGCGAACGCGGAGCTCGACCGCCACGGCGACGACGCCGCGGCGCTGGAGGCGGCGCGGCGCGTCTTCGGGATCATCGACGGCGTGCTGGACCTCGTGCCCGAGCGCGGGGACACGGACGCCGAGCTGGCGGCGTGGGTGGACGAGCGGCTGGCGGCGCGGAAGGCGGCGCGCGCGGCGCGCGACTTCGCCGGCGCTGACGCGATCCGCGACGAGCTGCTGGCGCGCGGCATCGAGCTCAAGGACACGCCGCAGGGCACGACCTGGCAGCGCCGGTAGGCGCGCTACGGTAGAATCAGGCAGGGAAGCGCTGGCGTAGCTCAGTTGGCAGAGCAGCCGCCTTGTAAGCGGCAGGCCGTGGGTTCGATCCCCACCGCCAGCTTCCGCCGCCACGCCCGGCCGGGCTTCGGAGCGCCGGCGTGGCGGTCGCGGCTTGAACGAGGCGCCGGGCGCGGTTACACTCCGCGTCTCGCGCGGTGACACGCAATGGCGCGCGACTGGGTGGGGTACCCAAGTGGCCAACGGGAGCAGACTGTAAATCTGCCGGCGACAGCCTTCGAAGGTTCGAATCCTTCCCCCACCACTCCAGGACATTCGAGCAGGGCACGGCCCCGGCAGGCGGCACGCCGGGTGACGCGGGAGTAGCTCAGTTGGTAGAGCGCGAGCCTTCCAAGCTTGATGTCGCGGGTTCGAGTCCCGTCTCCCGCTCTCGATGATCGACGAAGCCCGCCGGCGCTGATGCGCCGGCGGGCTTCGTCGTTCGACCACCCACGTTGTCGTCGTTGTGGTCTGGGGCCGGTCTACCGGCGCGCCCGACGCCCGCGCGCGAGCGCGCCGACGCCCGCCAGCCCGAGCCCGAGCAGCGTGACCGTCGTCGGCTCCGGCACCGTCGTCGGCGTCGGCGACGCCACGCCCACCACGCCGACCGTGAATCCGTGCCAGGTCTCCGGGGTCGGCACGGTCCAGCTGATCGACGAGAACGTCCCCTGGAACTGGATCACGCCGTTCCCCTCGACGCCGGTGAGCACGTTCGGCTGCAGCTGGCTCAGCGTCCCCGGGCCGCCGAACGCGCCCGGCCCGAAGCTCAGGATGTTGAACGGCTGGTTGAAGTTGTACGTGATGACGGTCGACGGCTGGCCGAGGCTCAGGATCGCCATCACCGGGTTCACGATCGCCTGCGAGAAGGTCACCGTGTTGGTGCCGAACGTCGGCCCGCCGGTGAGCGCGATCATGTCGCACGGCGGCGGAGCGTTGGGCACCGTCGCGCTCT
This region of Roseisolibacter agri genomic DNA includes:
- the cysS gene encoding cysteine--tRNA ligase, producing MTNATPSALPETRMPEFRLYNTLTRSVEPFVPTDGRTVRMYTCGPTVYNPAHLGNFRTFLFEDLFRRAIALQGWTVQQVMNLTDVDDKIIKRALERGLTIQALTDPVVETFHADRKYLRIQDAESYPRATEYIPQMIALVERLIANGVAYQADDQSVYFAIDRFPGYGKLSRLDRREVKSGARVAQDEYSKENAQDFALWKAAKEEDERTGAAWDSPWGRGRPGWHLECSAMAMELLGETLDVHCGGVDLVFPHHEDEIAQSEGATGKEFSRFWCHGAFLLTEGQKMAKRLGNVSNVQGLRDEGVTGAAYRHVVFSTHYRKELNLSADALEASLTAVRRVGEFAARLASATGGTPELAQAAAEAEREFRAALADDLNAPEAMAALFVFIKRANAELDRHGDDAAALEAARRVFGIIDGVLDLVPERGDTDAELAAWVDERLAARKAARAARDFAGADAIRDELLARGIELKDTPQGTTWQRR
- a CDS encoding PEP-CTERM sorting domain-containing protein, whose protein sequence is MPRWAALLVAGALGGVGLPAMAHAQILWTDWTSLTLGNVGSATGTIAAPSGPVGVSYSGQVYTTSQLGCGASYWLPVATYQSATVPNAPPPCDMIALTGGPTFGTNTVTFSQAIVNPVMAILSLGQPSTVITYNFNQPFNILSFGPGAFGGPGTLSQLQPNVLTGVEGNGVIQFQGTFSSISWTVPTPETWHGFTVGVVGVASPTPTTVPEPTTVTLLGLGLAGVGALARGRRARR